The DNA sequence aatTCTAAATTCCAATCAAACACTTCTTAAACACGCAGTACAATAAAACActgtataaattaatttgtacatacattacaaaatacattttacaatCTGCAAACAAAATAGATCTTCCCACTTAATTGAGCTGTTTCAATTTTGTTTTAGTGTCATTTAACCATTTTGCCATGAAATTTGTCGGCTGATATGACTGTTGTATGTTACTTATAAATGTTACGAACCACTCGGCGttcattttacattttttcagTGTACGCCTGTGAACAATTTTAATTTGCAGATTAAACctttttcattcatttttcgattcgttcgattcaattcatttcttttttttcttttttttttttcataaagaAACATaccaattaaaaaaatggTATTGTTATTTTCTATACATATCTAGCGTATCTGACTTAAATGCATAACGTTACTTTATCTTTTTAGTTATGTTTAGTTTAGTCTTTTAGTTATGACGCGATATGCAGCAagaatttatcttttatcagGTAGTATGTGATTCACCTAAAAGTCGGTAGCTTCTGCATGTTAGTGATAACATGTTTTAAGTTTAGAATTGAAAATGGACGACGGAGTGccatttattttttcgaaGATTTATGGTAGAATTTTTAACTCTTTATAATCTTTAATGATAGCTCTGTTTTTGACGTTCTCCGTGTTCATGTTAATTTAACatgtaataacaataatatataaacaatatagaaataaagCAAATATAGTATGCAAGTTATAAGAAACTTTAATATTAAGCTATATTGTATCaagatatttcataataaaatatcaactaaaagttaaataaaaagaaatttacttTTACAAACCTTGATAAAAATCCTGTAATGAACATTGCCCAACTTTCAATGCTAGCAGGATAAGTAAATAGAAGCTTTTGCATAGATCTAATACTTGCTGGTCCCATATTTAGCATGAAACAGCTATAGGATAAAGCACATGCAACATGTGCATGGTTTTcagtaataatatttctattaagaAACAATACTTTTTGTGCGCATCTACTAAACAGTTGTAAGTCAGTATCTAATAATATCCTGAGTAATATAGTCCAATATTTTACATTACCTGCagggaaaaggaaaataatataccatacatttatataaaataatatgtatgaaatacataataagagtgttttaaatatattttaaactcTGAATAAGAGActagaaaatatttgtcagGCCATATCAATTCTGATATATagcaaaattttgtatttgatTCATTGCATGGCTGATCCCAACAACTTTAGCCCGATTGCCTTAGATTGACTTTAACGAATTAAACTAGGGATTCAAGTGGCGCCCCGAGCATGTTCATATAAGATAAGCCtgaacaataaataaattaacttTTGCAGCAAGTTGAAAAAGCGCTTCCTCAAATTGGCACCATATCGATTACTTGGCTTCGCTCTTTCATCTATGATTTCCAAACTTCGGGATCGGGTGGGATCTCGATATATGCACCCGTATTGCTCGGGATCCAGTGACTCGATTCGGGTATAAGCATAAACAGGCGGTCTAACTTCGAGTCGGATTGGCAAAAGTCGTATTACATCAACCCGAAATTTCGCCATTAAGAAGAGATTAAGAAGAAAGGCTGATAATAAGCCTTAAGTTAATTTAAGACCATAAAACACCTAGATTTTCGCATACGGCTTGTAACGGACAGTGTGCTTTTAGTTGTTTATGATCGTAATAGTGAAAATAAGTATAAGACGTCGCTAGTAAGTTGGCAGACAGAAGGAAAGCGGGACCGATTGACTATTCCTGATAAACTCAACACAGTCATAAATCTCCCTTGCACCTGTGCTTTTCCGATTGCTAACTTACCAGCAACGCACAGTACATGTTACGCTGCTTGCTATTCTCATCTAAAGTTGCTATTCTCATCGACTTAAGTGGGTTACTCTTTACTTATTCTTAGCTAATTTCCTCTTTGAAcaatactttattatttataacagaaaatatattaaaatagtactTACCAGGACATCTAAAGATTTCTTTAGAAAGAATAGTAATGGCTCGTTGAACATCATTTCCCATCACATAATAATATGCATATAAGCTTAGAATATGATGACCATATTCAGGATTAGGTACAGAGAACTCCAATTCTTTTAGTACCAATGAAACTAAATTGATATCGCCATGTAATATTCCTAACGATGCGGCCGCTAAAAGACCTATTATAACTGGAGGGTGTATTTGTATGCATTGGAAAAGTAAAGTTTTTGCATCATTTACTCTGTGGAAAGAATATGCTATCGCAGCCATCGCACACAATGTAAATGATTTCTGTGCTTCAGTATTCGCGAAAGATTGCAGAGTTTTTTCATATGTATTATACGCCTCTTCATATAGCTtagctgaaaatgaaacaaattttaactATAATATATCTCAAACAaagtgaataaatattttctagttgtttaaatatttcattactGTCCAGTTCtataattaatttcgaatCATCACTTAAAAACACAGATTAATATTACTATTGTTCCAGGTTAACCAAGGATTAAAAAGGCCTAAGGTGCAGCATATACGCGTTGGACTTAAATTTATATCCGGTATAAAAACATCACTATTTAGTGACCATTTTAAACACTAGCTGAATCTTAACGTCCTAAGTTTACCATGCATTTATTAATCACTACATGACATCCGTAAACGTTTCGACATTAACAGAATACTACAATTTTTGTacttaaaaagatatatatgtagtatcgtggacagATTGCCTAAAAAATATCGGGTGAACTATAAACAATGTTGTGAGAAAGCCAAAGTGCCGACAGGCCGAAAGGGTCGGGAAACTTGAATGGACCAAgcggcccatcaatgtgtcgtcGGTCCTTCAGTCAAATAGTTACGCGGAAGAATGCGTACGTGATCATGATCGCGGACGATTACGGAACACACATGGTGAGGGCATGAGAAAAGACAAAAGGATGCTTAAGAGAGAAAGAACTAAGAGTCGAGTTGTAAGGAGTCGAGTTGTGAGGAGCCGAGAATTGAGTTGTGAGTTGTGAGTTGCGAATTATCCATTTAGTTGTCTTAGTCATAGCACATTACTGTatttagttcacgttaaataaccatcgtttcctgtttaatccaCTGTAAATAGATCCATCTATCAATAAACTTATCATATAGGATAGAAACCATTGGAAACcctaatttctaatatttctgaataaataaatcctatatatataatatataatatataatatataatatataatatataatatataatatatattatatattaatattgatgTAAAAATGTGATTACCTTTGAATAACGCTAACGCGAGATTGCATTGAGAGTTATAGTTGATATTTTCAACTCCTTGACATAATTTTATTGCTTCGTTATATCTTTTCAGTCGTATTAGTACACGTGCTAAATTTATAGAAACAAGGTCTTTTTCGTTTTTGGTACTATTACATACAGCTACGGCAAATTGTTCTGCAGCTGACTTATAAAGTCTCTGTCTCTCTAATAATAATCCATATGCATTTCGAGCGTGACAATCATTTGGATGATTCTCTGTAACGgatgataaatattacgaTACGTATAGtacaatatacaaaatttaaaataacattaatcagttacaataaaatacaataaaattatgatTAATATAACTTAAtgcattattaaaattataggTATTCATTTCACAAATATAaacgatatataaaaaaataattgaaatttatggTATGTATAAAGACTTTCATAACTAACTGTAGCTTTTCCTATGCATAGTTTTATATAGacattttataatatgtattGTATGAAAAGTGATAAAAACTTACCTACATACCACGTCATAACATCAGCAGCAGAAGATATTGCATGCATACTTTGTGTTGTATCCATATATAAAATGTCATGTTTGGTAGTAGGATTTAAAATCATAACAAGTACCCAATGAGTGTATCCTATGGCAGCTTGACTATGATATCCTAATTGTCTTGCATGTCTAAATAGATCTACTGTTTCTTTTCGATCCATTATTTCTGCAATTAAAGCTTGCCCTATCCAACTATTTATATATGACGGATCTGCACGCTGAGCTCGAGAATAAGCCTCGTTTGCTTTATACAAACTTCCTGTGAATTTAATTACACGAcgataatttaatatacagtGAATCGCGACGACGCTCGAACAAAAGTATAATATGCTCTTTATTATTGCGTATTTCATCATTTTTACTTGcctatatatagatataaagtTCCCAAATTAGACCATACTATAGCATTATTTAATTCCTTATCAATCGCCATTACAAAAGCATGCTGTGCCAATGCATAGTTCCTTACGTACGGTGACATACAAATAATACCCAGAAGATTCCAATGTTTCCATGTTGAAGGACATAGTTTAACAGCGTGTTTTGCAGCAGCTAGACACTTACTAGCATGATTTTTATGATTGATTGATGGATCATGCTGTAATTGCATTAAATAGCATAAAGCTAAATCATACCACAGAAAAACTGATTCCGGAGAAAGAGATAATGCACAACAATAACAtctgtaattaaaatattcactcagtttcttgcatactataacaaaattgatatatttataatttcatcatTTATAAAccgaaaatatttcttaaaaacgCTTAGAAACGCTTAATTTTGCAGTTATTCGTCGTATCGTATTAAAAACCTATttgaagaatattatattaggaAAAAATGTCTCtcaaatttccttttaaaaaaGTATCAAAGATATCCGTACTTTTCGATACAGCAAAAATATGTAAGTATCCTATTCCTCATAGCGGCACCTAATTAGGCAAGAATTGCCGCAGTTAAGCACACACTAgcatttacatacatataacaatataacgtataataatACTGATAATAACatagaatttattataatataatgtaagaTTAGTGtagattataatataatattaatctaATATATTTACCTTGCAGATAATGAGAACATATCTATTCGTTTAAGCAATACAATATGTTCGTCATTctcatattttattagaatagATGATGCTTTTAAATGACTGTATTTGTCTGGTAACATTGCAACTCTGTAACACACATCGCCAAGTAACTTCCAGAGACAAGATATATCCTTACGCTCTTTAATAGCTACAGTTAAACTATCCATTGCTTGTTGCAAATAGTCATTCACACGACCCAAAAGTTGTTTAGCAGTATAGTCTTTTGCTAAAGCCAAACAGGTTTCAGCCAATCCTTTTAAAGCAGGTATATAACATGATTTATTTATCAATATTTGTTCAAAGTCTTTCTTTGCTTCGTTATATTGTCCAATAATCTATGAAATAACGAAATAGCAAACGATATTTGTACAAGTCTTTAAAACGGCTGTTAGAAGTAtcgtaatatttaaacaaatatatcaCTAGTCATGTCACGAAACAGTCCAGAAAAATAATACTAACCAATTTTATATATGCTAATTGTATCATTGGATATAATAATTTTGGGCATAACTCTAATACTCGCTGATAAGATTTTAATGCTGATGTGTGGGCACCTCTTATAAAATACGCATCGGCTAGCGATTCCCAACAGTGGCTGTAAAGAATGTTAAACTTTACAAGAATGTAAAGAAATTCGGTTTACGATTATTCTCCCTGTTGCCTTGCACTCTCCCGTAATCTCCCACACGTCCATTCTCCCATTTACACGCACaatcttattttatatatatatatatatgttatctattatctattataatatatattatctatTGCATAAGTCTTTGTCTACTTGCCTAATTTACCTTCTTAGCTAGATCCCCTCCTCCCCCTCTCTTCACTCTTTCCCTTTTCTacttttccaattttctcACCCAGTCTACAATCccatcttttcttttctcattcACTATCTCTCCTATACTGATCTTCCTTTCTAATTCTCTATATTCGTaagttttataatataaatgtaacaTAATTGACTTTGAATAACGTCTAATTGTACCAGGTTGTTTGAGAACATAGTTTAAAGTTGTATCACAGAACTGACTTTAATTGAACGATATTTACCATTACTCTGGCAATATAAGTCGAAAAGGTTTTAAGCAGAAAGATAATTATTGAGTGGAAGAGAAAGCCAGAAAGCGCAGTTTATGCTCTCGAGAGATGAATTAGGTGAAAGATGTAGCGCAAAGCTGTGAGAATTTGATGGAGGAAACCCATCAGGTGGAAGACACAAAAGATTGTGGAGGGTAGGATAAACAACTAGATGGTTAGCTGGTTAggggaaataaaaaaaggaggaagagGTGCAAATGTGTGTTTCAAGCCAAAGTAGTTTAGTGGAAGATTAAGATTGGACTACGCACcgtgtacatatgtataggGATGGGTAGAGGATGAAGAACATGTACAATGAATGCGTGTGGCGAAACCTGAATTCGGCAGCCTAAACTTCTGTCTAACTAAGTCCATTTCTTGGGTGCTGAAGccgaaaataaaaattacacaatGAATGTACAAGTTTCGAAACATTTCTCCGCGTCTCCCATAATTTTCGAGATATTTGACTGTTCTCGGTTAAACCAGTAAGACTTTATGTGCataatacttttataatatatgtaatatgatatatttatttattgcctAATTTAAAATAGCTAATAATTAATGCACCTGTGTGCGCATTTACATCAAAGAATTTTATTCAGTATATTTATCCAAAATAAAACAATACGATTTTATATCCTTTTCAAAATTGACAAAACagtcgaataataaaaaacacATACCTTCCCAAACGAGTGTTTTTTATTACACTATTATTTCTTCAAACATTAGCTATAGTATTACTTATggttattaatatattaaattactatatattatttgtttaatactatcaatatatattaatatatatttgctttttaatatttccatcGTCCATTTAAAAAGGTTGAAATGTCTTTTTACTAATTTTTCCAACTTCGGTAAATCTTCCCGAAACATTAAAGATGGAAATATTACCAATAATTTCTCACCCAACAATCTCAGTATGTCACGCCAGGATAGATGGTTTAATGTTAGAAGCAATACTTTCGTAAACTCGATTGTATTCTCGTTAAATAATTACTATCTGTAGCATTACCTATCACTGGGGTCAGCTCTAATAACATGTTGAAACGCTTTAATAGCCTGCTCCGCATTTCCTTGATCAAGGTATTGCAAACCGAGTTGTAACCACGCCCATCTAGGACCGCTATCTTGCGCAGTTAACatttgtaacaattttatatttgcatCCTACAAATAATATCTTATTAACGTAATTAAGTCATAAAAAACGGaacatcgatattttattcattaaaatattaacgaataataaatttcggATGCATACAGAAACGGATATGCACttcataaaaaaatagaattcatCTTACTTGATTTTTAAGAAGTCTATACGCCGTACTTAACCCAATACCAGCTTCTTCAGAATTTGGATTAATTTGTAACGCGGTTTGGTAACACCTCCTAGAACGTTCCATGTCATTACCATAGTCACGATAGTACTGTCCCAAGTAAACTAGACATTTCCAATTAAAACGATCGGCTTTTATTCCATTCAAAAAAGCCATCAAACTGTAATTATACTCTGCCATTTCCCAATAGATTGTACCAAGAAGTAACCACGCTTGGGAAGTTTGAGCCAAGCCTGGCTTTCGGACGGCTGAATCAAGTATATTCACAGCTTCGTCGTAttgtttattttgttttaaatataacgCTCGAAGAATATTGGTATGTGTTCTGGTTTCATCTTTTGATTCCAAATTGTTCAGCAGAATCTCTACATCTGGCTGATGTAACAATATGCTAAGACGTGCACGAATCAAATCCAAACGCGCTGAAGGATGTATCTTTAATTGGAAATCAATGTATCTTTAATTGGATCAAATAAATGAACACATAGGCAGAATAAGCAACAAATAAAAGTTTCAAAAATCGAATATAGTTTCACTCTTTACCAAAACTTAAagtctatttaaaaaaaaaattctgcAAGTTATTCAATCAAAGTATTTCTTGCTGCTTTTCATAACTTTAAGCCATCTATTAGGCGAACGATGAATTCCATCACGGGAAAATGTAGTGTTTTCAGGTAAGATCTAACTAGTCAGAGACTGACAAAAGGAAACATTCTGTGAAATAGCTGAATGACAACGTTAGGTTACACGCTGTTTCTATGACAAAAGTCATCATAATGAGTTTTGTTTAGGATATAACAGCCAGCTTACTCGCTAGGCATTACTCCCTCCGATTACCACCTATTCCGGTCGATGAAACACGCCTTATCCCAACTACGATTAGTAGATAAGATACAAGAAGAAGACTTggctataaaattttatctaaAGACACCATATTTTTCCGTGATAGAATTCATCACCTGCCTGATAAATGGCTTAAAGTTGTGTGAACAACTATTCTGTTCTCTTTCTTAACTTAAATAAACTTACTTAAACTAGtgtttaaagaaaaataaatcttacAATTTTTGTAAGCTTATTCAACCTTTTTAGAAAGGATTTACAACATGATCTTCTGCGATGAGTAAATTGAAGCATAGATTTTATTTCAGATACTTTGTTTAGAGAATCTGGCTACGAAATAGACAAACGAGTAATATTTTTTGGTAAGCGGACTACGAGGGATCGCACAGCACTTACACCAGAACCTTGAATGAGTAAACTTATCTTGAGAAATGTCAAACATACTTTTTCataggagaagaaaaagaacatGATCTTTAAAACTTTGAAAAGATTGGAAAAAATGCTTTAAGATTTGGAAAGAGATTTAGATAATTCTAAGCAAGAATTTTGTTGTTGTCGTTTCAAACTAAAAAAGTTACATGTGTAAATAAAGAGAATTTTTACTTGTTCACACATTCGTAATGCTGTTTCCCATTTAGATTTGTCATTAGTTAAACTCGTTGATTCAACTAATGtctctttcattttatataataatttattttttattttagatttcTTCATATCTAATACTCGCTTGGCAGCAACTTCTGCATCTTCCCAACAGTAAAGCTTCATACTTATTTGACTTAATGCCATCCAACCACATACTGAGCGCGGCGTCGATACAAGTATATCTTTCAATATATCTCGCGCTATAATCAAATTGCCCGATTTTGCCAAATCAAGTGCTTTAGCAATTTTAGCTGCTTCACACtctttgttcaattttaaGCAACCTTCATAAAATTGTGTTATATCGAGGTCAGTAAAATTTTCATCCAAGATATTTCGTTCCGAGTAAGCAAGACATATATATtctgtaaataaaatagaaataattagaGCATCAAAACCATATTATTAGAAAGAATGTTAAGTATTCTAAGGAAAGATTAGAAGATATCCATAAGATCTGAAACTTCAGTGTTTGTTTATGAAATAGCTACTATAGTTGCTATTAATCTGGTTTTgtgtgaaaaaatatttgctgGTTGAAAACGAACAGATTAGATATCTGTTGGGATTGTTTGAACTGTCGCGCCCTTTCCCCTCGCCACTCTATTTTCTAAACTTCTTGCTGAACTATTCTCCAAACTTGCGCTCACATTTCTCCGGACGCTTCTCCACTTGTAATCCTAAGGCCGTGTacgtacaaagaagtggcaagTAGTAAGCgacaaaattgatatttagAACATTGGCATTTGGCATTGTCTGTGAAATCACTTGTTTTGCCACTTGCCACCTATCGCTTACTACGCCGTATGTTTACGACCTAACTAACGACCGGTGCAGACGAGCGACTTTCATCGTTGCGATCTCGTGTCTTCCTTTGTTCTCTTAATTAAAAACAACGAAGATAGACATGTGATCGCAACGGGATCGCAATGATAAAAGTTCGTCTGCAGCGGGCCTGACCATACAGAGAGCGGTAGGCCAGAACATCGATATTTGAGATGCCAACATTGAGCGCCGTGGGATATGAACATACAGAAGAACGGTAAAATTATGCAGCAGTTGCTATTTTTCAGTGCGTAACACGTCGTTGCTACGTTCGCTACGATATACACTTTTATCTGAGAACTGGTAAGTATAATGTTTATCCAATTAATGAGATGCGTTCGTTCTAAGGTGAATGTCAACATTTTCGCACCATCAATTAGGAAATTTTCCAGCCAAGTTTTTTCAGTATCTGCGATTATGGATAGAAACATAAATTGGAGAAGACCGATTACTTCAGAgaaataattgataaataCATTaagatacatatatgtatgtgtgtgtatgtaaCATAATGAATTAAAATGAACTAAACGGAGCAAATTCttgtattacatattttgGAAGCAGTATCATTAGACGTAAtgaataatattcaaatagtTTGTAAGCTTCGTTTTAAAGATATATGATAAAAACGTTTGCtacataatacatataataatatgtatacaaAATAACATACGACAATAcacaaataaatacaatactTAATAATAATGCATAAGCTATATAcctaataataatacatatctACATGCATACAGCAAGCGTAGTAACGCTCATGTGTAGAGAGACAAGCGATGAGCGAGTAGAGCGAAGCAGCCCATGTTCCAACCTTGTGTGCGTCCAACCTTGATACCGAGTAGGCAGTATAAGCAAGCGACTAGTAACAATTCTGAATAAAAAGTGATCaggaatttaatattatatgagATTAAGGTGTTATTATTGCCGTCAGTGGCGCATGTCAGTACTATGGTTATTGGAGATCCTATGCCAAAGTGAAGAACGTGAGCCTACCACCTGAGGATTTACATGTGTTACATGTGACTTGATGACATCAACATCACGTACGTGGCATTCGAACGCACAGTGAGATGAAACTCAATCTAGGTGGTAAACAGATTACATTCGTCATAGGCAGCTTCCTATCTCAATTCCATAAAGTCATTCTAAGGATCCCATAAaccaattttcaaattcatccacaaaaacaattttgtaacttttgttgcaattatttgaattatttgtaatttcttgGAGAAAATCTATTACCATTATCTCACCGTCCGAAATTCTGGCATTTGGGGAGAAAATGCGCAAAATTTCAAAGTGATTCCTCAACTAGAACCTGTGCCGTGTTTAAGTtagttttcaaattttaatgatTTCGCGTCAATTTCGAGCATAATCCgctatttgaaaaatattagtgaatatttttacataaaaatacaatgTCTTAGacgtgtaataataatatttatatgttgcaactacaaatatatataaaatacttgaGTTTCTGAAATTAGTATATGAAGCAACGTTTAAGACTTTAAACCACTGTATGTAACTGCAGGAATCATAATAACTTAAATGTGGCACGGATTCCAGGTGTCCAATCAATCTGGAATTTCGcggaataaattttattattttgtccTCAAGTATCGCAGTTTGGAACGGTAAGATCGAAACCAAATCGGAGGTCAAAAAATAAGGGCTACCTCGTTGAGCACTTCTTGAACAATGCTGGATGCCTTGTTTGTCCGCAGTTAGTGCCGACTGCACTCGACATTGGTTTTATCACATTTTATGTTTGATTGTGCAATTCCCTGAATGATTATGATTATTAGCACACATCGCATCTGTATTCGAGTGTACAACTACTACAGACATGGCCAATCCTCTGACACTTTTTACAATGAAAAATTTCCTTAGGTTGTTCTACATGATACGTTGGTCCAACAGGTATTTATGACAAACAACTGTTGAGGTGAGTTGATTGAGAAAATGATACTATCGTCGATAAATATTCATCGCATTGATGGGTGATCTTCTTTCTGCTGCGTTGGTTACGCTTTTATTCCTGTTGGCTTCTGCCCTTCAATGAACTTCATGTCAGATGAACAACATGTCAGATTCTGACGTCTTGTCTACATTATCGGTTTCTGAGTGCCAGTTATATTGGTTATTATAGGTGTGTGTTGCGTTAACCTTctgtaaattaaaaagttgGGAAGTTGCAATTGCATGTTTCCCCACTGACGCAAGAAGGATATATGTATTTGTGTATGGCCTGTGTATGTTAtgtaacctaaccccaaccgaACCtgaccccaacctaaccccaacctaacccccaaTCCAATGATAGGCCTGAATTGTAGCGTTGTAGTGTTATGAAATTGACTTGTATCATCGCTCCAagttcctctctctctctctccctctctcacCAGTTGAATCTGATGTAGAGGCGCGCTATTTGCAGATAACAGGCACCCGCACACATTGCTCAAATTATCGGACGCATGTTGTCTGCTAATCTCGCAGTACTTTTTTTTGTCAAACTCGCTAATAATCACCATACAACACGAGCTTGTTGCCCTGG is a window from the Bombus huntii isolate Logan2020A chromosome 6, iyBomHunt1.1, whole genome shotgun sequence genome containing:
- the LOC126866849 gene encoding tetratricopeptide repeat protein 37 isoform X2, whose translation is MSNEIKVALKAARDTFREKKYIDVIKKCNKILMRDQNNYSALMLLAAAMKEIDEYKPQVPLILQKGTKIQADNPLAWYGLVSYYEKNLDNNECYNQLLLAYCKLLEIESDSKFTNIMSRISKLFTQLKDVTTITQCIEHLIELRKNLDDNKIKVIDKTLGWLLLDNFYNLNKYQNLLESVFKSTINDLDATDQQKFYTEYLKILYDKDELIDLVKEAINMHQRFPQDTLPLEYICLAYSERNILDENFTDLDITQFYEGCLKLNKECEAAKIAKALDLAKSGNLIIARDILKDILVSTPRSVCGWMALSQISMKLYCWEDAEVAAKRVLDMKKSKIKNKLLYKMKETLVESTSLTNDKSKWETALRMCEQIHPSARLDLIRARLSILLHQPDVEILLNNLESKDETRTHTNILRALYLKQNKQYDEAVNILDSAVRKPGLAQTSQAWLLLGTIYWEMAEYNYSLMAFLNGIKADRFNWKCLVYLGQYYRDYGNDMERSRRCYQTALQINPNSEEAGIGLSTAYRLLKNQDANIKLLQMLTAQDSGPRWAWLQLGLQYLDQGNAEQAIKAFQHVIRADPSDSHCWESLADAYFIRGAHTSALKSYQRVLELCPKLLYPMIQLAYIKLIIGQYNEAKKDFEQILINKSCYIPALKGLAETCLALAKDYTAKQLLGRVNDYLQQAMDSLTVAIKERKDISCLWKLLGDVCYRVAMLPDKYSHLKASSILIKYENDEHIVLLKRIDMFSLSARCYCCALSLSPESVFLWYDLALCYLMQLQHDPSINHKNHASKCLAAAKHAVKLCPSTWKHWNLLGIICMSPYVRNYALAQHAFVMAIDKELNNAIVWSNLGTLYLYIGSLYKANEAYSRAQRADPSYINSWIGQALIAEIMDRKETVDLFRHARQLGYHSQAAIGYTHWVLVMILNPTTKHDILYMDTTQSMHAISSAADVMTWYVENHPNDCHARNAYGLLLERQRLYKSAAEQFAVAVCNSTKNEKDLVSINLARVLIRLKRYNEAIKLCQGVENINYNSQCNLALALFKAKLYEEAYNTYEKTLQSFANTEAQKSFTLCAMAAIAYSFHRVNDAKTLLFQCIQIHPPVIIGLLAAASLGILHGDINLVSLVLKELEFSVPNPEYGHHILSLYAYYYVMGNDVQRAITILSKEIFRCPGNVKYWTILLRILLDTDLQLFSRCAQKVLFLNRNIITENHAHVACALSYSCFMLNMGPASIRSMQKLLFTYPASIESWAMFITGFLSRRTLKKCKMNAEWFVTFISNIQQSYQPTNFMAKWLNDTKTKLKQLN
- the LOC126866849 gene encoding tetratricopeptide repeat protein 37 isoform X1; translation: MSNEIKVALKAARDTFREKKYIDVIKKCNKILMRDQNNYSALMLLAAAMKEIDEYKPQVPLILQKGTKIQADNPLAWYGLVSYYEKNLDNNECYNQLLLAYCKLLEIESDSKFTNIMSRISKLFTQLKDVTTITQCIEHLIELRKNLDDNKIKVIDKTLGWLLLDNFYNLNKYQNLLESVFKSTINDLDATDQQKFYTEYLKILYDKDELIDLVKEAINMHQRFPQDTLPLEYICLAYSERNILDENFTDLDITQFYEGCLKLNKECEAAKIAKALDLAKSGNLIIARDILKDILVSTPRSVCGWMALSQISMKLYCWEDAEVAAKRVLDMKKSKIKNKLLYKMKETLVESTSLTNDKSKWETALRMCEQIHPSARLDLIRARLSILLHQPDVEILLNNLESKDETRTHTNILRALYLKQNKQYDEAVNILDSAVRKPGLAQTSQAWLLLGTIYWEMAEYNYSLMAFLNGIKADRFNWKCLVYLGQYYRDYGNDMERSRRCYQTALQINPNSEEAGIGLSTAYRLLKNQDANIKLLQMLTAQDSGPRWAWLQLGLQYLDQGNAEQAIKAFQHVIRADPSDSHCWESLADAYFIRGAHTSALKSYQRVLELCPKLLYPMIQLAYIKLIIGQYNEAKKDFEQILINKSCYIPALKGLAETCLALAKDYTAKQLLGRVNDYLQQAMDSLTVAIKERKDISCLWKLLGDVCYRVAMLPDKYSHLKASSILIKYENDEHIVLLKRIDMFSLSARCYCCALSLSPESVFLWYDLALCYLMQLQHDPSINHKNHASKCLAAAKHAVKLCPSTWKHWNLLGIICMSPYVRNYALAQHAFVMAIDKELNNAIVWSNLGTLYLYIGNLYKANEAYSRAQRADPSYINSWIGQALIAEIMDRKETVDLFRHARQLGYHSQAAIGYTHWVLVMILNPTTKHDILYMDTTQSMHAISSAADVMTWYVENHPNDCHARNAYGLLLERQRLYKSAAEQFAVAVCNSTKNEKDLVSINLARVLIRLKRYNEAIKLCQGVENINYNSQCNLALALFKAKLYEEAYNTYEKTLQSFANTEAQKSFTLCAMAAIAYSFHRVNDAKTLLFQCIQIHPPVIIGLLAAASLGILHGDINLVSLVLKELEFSVPNPEYGHHILSLYAYYYVMGNDVQRAITILSKEIFRCPGNVKYWTILLRILLDTDLQLFSRCAQKVLFLNRNIITENHAHVACALSYSCFMLNMGPASIRSMQKLLFTYPASIESWAMFITGFLSRRTLKKCKMNAEWFVTFISNIQQSYQPTNFMAKWLNDTKTKLKQLN